From a region of the Lepidochelys kempii isolate rLepKem1 chromosome 26, rLepKem1.hap2, whole genome shotgun sequence genome:
- the PROM2 gene encoding prominin-2, with translation MPFGIKPAVEEYQQDVLTGLAGIAVIAEDILEYRHGDSMVEAVADHGHNLPCLLERGQGTWVLLDPVGSQKCPPGNPLLVHQFMEIGADQQVAAQHRVPSSLDPLYGVVRRYLDVVQQNPFPTELLRMALNEPSSVRTSQVVRYQAGYLVCALIAALFFVAVPATGLCFCCSRHRRRCGGRLKADRRSLACRRNLLASCLSLATAILLAGVICAFIANQRVTEQMEPGARAVPATLRTLRKNIGSIPQGVQSVVDQFAVPRQQIIGDLNNVSRSIGLTIHSLLKEQVYSVLEAIQGRAQDLQNSLHHLQILNKTVRTLTHFQDELGLALRDRKESTVSLLDSPRCTSCARALGKAQSLEPGADYRRVPSVEQVLKTLSGLPKANFPDLIDKGNSTFNSMPDLAVVKMAQVVQELKDEVNKVSEKVQYIADSFPVSDYTQPLNDALMHAENKSRPYLQEVKHYEKYRWIVGIVLCSVVLLVVACNLLGLSLGACGLAMREDPSDYESRGEAGAKLLLVGIGFSFLFSWLLILLVFATFLVGGNVQTLLCKNWANQEIYKFIDTPGNLPPSMNLTQLLSLKRNLNLTSAYQVCKKGTGLWDILQLRDAYNLEDHLHLSQYTRDFQKHLNNFNLQFEEIHFLDGAGRRDLETFQQSGIDQLDYPMFQAEMQNPVVRTSLEDLARDLEGLRKIQNNITIAGRLANESQALWKIQNGTVLTQEALVVKLNESVQFLSAMAPHLQPLLKRTMAEIALVETMLPGQVQRLLRHEISCFTRKELGYFSRYLNWVRRTLTEDVASCQPLATALDNGRVILCDRIAEPWNAFWFSLGCCTLFLIPSIIFAIKLTKHFRPIRNRLISTASEETYPFHIPRVTALKL, from the exons CCTGGGTTCTCCTGGATCCAGTTGGCTCCCAGAAATGTCCGCCTGGAAACCCTCTCCTCGTCCACCAGTTCATGGAGATAGGCGCTGACCAGCAGGTCGCCGCCCAGCACCGGGTCCCGAGCTCGCTGGATCCGCTCTACGGTGTCGTCCGGCGCTACCTGGACGTGGTCCAGCAGAACCCCTTCCCCACAG AGCTGCTCCGGATGGCCCTGAACGAGCCGTCGTCAGTCAGAACCTCTCag GTGGTCCGCTACCAGGCCGGCTACCTCGTCTGCGCCCTGATCGCTGCGCTCTTCTTCGTGGCGGTGCCGGCGACTGGTCTGTGCTTCTGCTGCAGCCGGCACCGCCGGCGCTGTGGGGGACGCCTCAAGGCCGACCGCCGCTCCCTCGCCTGCCGGCGCAACCTCCTCGCGTCCTGCCTCTCTCTCGCCACCGCCATCCTCCT GGCTGGCGTTATCTGTGCTTTCATTGCCAACCAGCGGGTGACGGAGCAGATGGAGCCTGGGGCCCGAGCCGTGCCAGCCACTCTGCGCACTTTGAGGAAGAATATTGGCAGCATCCCACAG GGCGTGCAGTCTGTCGTGGACCAGTTTGCGGTGCCCAGACAGCAAATAATCGGCGACCTGaaca ATGTCAGCCGCAGCATTGGCCTCACCATCCATTCGCTGCTGAAGGAGCAGGTGTATTCAGTGCTGGAGGCCATTCAGGGAAGGGCACAAG ACCTACAGAACTCGCTGCACCATTTACAGATTCTCAACAAGACCGTGCGGACTCTGACCCATTTCCAGGACGAGCTGGGCCTGGCACTGAGAGATCGCAAGGAGAGCACAGTCTCCCTGCTGGACAGTCCGCGCTGCACGTCCTGTGCCCGGGCACTGGGCAAAGCCCAGAGCTTGGAGCCGGGAGCCGACTACAGAAGG GTTCCTTCCGTGGAACAGGTTTTGAAGACGCTGTCTGGTCTCCCCAAAGCTAACTTCCCAGACTTGATTGATAAG GGCAACAGCACGTTCAACTCGATGCCAGACCTAGCTGTTGTGAAGATGGCCCAGGTTGTGCAGG AGCTAAAGGACGAAGTGAACAAGGTCAGTGAGAAGGTCCAGTATATTGCGGACAGCTTCCCAGTCTCTGATTACACTCAGCCCTTGAATGATGCCCTGATGCACGCGGAGAACAAGAGCCGCCCTTACCTCCAGGAGGTGAAACACTATGAGAAATACAG GTGGATTGTGGGCATCGTGCTGTGCTCCGTGGTCCTGCTGGTTGTAGCCTGTAACCTCCTGGGGCTGTCCCTTGGGGCCTGTGGGCTCGCCATGCGGGAGGATCCAAGCGACTACGAAAGCAGGGGAGAAGCTGGGGCCAAACTCCTTTTGGT GGGCATTGGCTTTAGCTTCCTCTTCTCCTGGCTTCTGATTCTCTTGGTCTTCGCCACGTTTCTGGTTGGGGGCAATGTCCAGACGCTGCTGTGTAAGAACTGGGCCAATCAGGAGATTTACAAG TTTATCGACACTCCCGGGAACCTGCCTCCATCCATGAACCTCACCCAGCTACTCAGCCTGAAGAGGAACCTTAACCTAACCTCTGCTTACCA GGTGTGTAAGAAGGGCACAGGCCTCTGGGACATTCTGCAGCTCAGAGATGCCTACAATCTTGAGGATCACCTCCACCTCAGCCAG TACACTAGAGACTTCCAGAAGCATCTCAACAACTTCAACCTCCAATTTGAAGAAATCCACTTCCTCGACGGGGCTGGGAGACGGGACCTGGAAACCTTCCAGCAGAGTGGGATCGACCAGCTGGACTACCCCATGTTCCAAGCCGAG ATGCAGAACCCTGTGGTGAGGACGAGCCTGGAAGACCTAGCCAGGGACCTCGAGGGCCTCCGAAAAATTCAG AACAACATCACAATAGCAGGACGGCTGGCCAATGAGTCCCAGGCCCTGTGGAAAATCCAGAACGGCACCGTGCTCACCCAGGAGGCCCTTGTG GTGAAGCTGAATGAGAGCGTACAGTTCTTGTCCGCCATGGCACCCCACCTCCAG CCCCTCTTGAAACGGACGATGGCCGAGATCGCCCTGGTCGAGACCATGCTCCCGGGGCAGGTGCAGCGGCTCCTGAGACAT gagaTCAGCTGCTTCACAAGGAAAGAACTGGGCTATTTCTCGCGGTACCTGAACTGGGTGAGACGCACG CTGACTGAGGACGTGGCTTCCTGCCAGCCCCTCGCTACGGCGCTGGATAACGGCCGGGTGATCCTGTGCGACCGCATCGCCGAGCCCTGG AACGCCTTCTGGTTCAGCCTGGGCTGTTGCACCTTATTCCTCATCCCCAGCATCATCTTCGCTATCAAACTTACCAAGCACTTCCGCCCCATCAGGAACCGGCTAAT CTCTACTGCCTCAGAGGAGACCTATCCCTTCCACATCCCCCGCGTTACAGCTCTCAAGCTATAG